Genomic window (Oncorhynchus masou masou isolate Uvic2021 chromosome 9, UVic_Omas_1.1, whole genome shotgun sequence):
ataatattactacaacTGTAGCTACCTAGCCAGCCAACGAACTTAGGTTGTTGCTATTTAACGTTAGCATATTAGCGGGTTAGCTAATAAACCACAGCTCAGAAATGCAGTTTGCTAACGTTAGATGCATTTGTAATATTCCCCATTTCCCACATTACAATTGGTAACCCTCCACAAATTATGGCAAACTAGCTACGTTTTTTTGCTACTAAATTGTTAGCTCAACCCGTCGTTGTCTACGTTAGCGAGCTTATTGCTAACAGGAAAGCTAACGAGctagaaaaaaacaatttaactAGCTAGCGGCCGAGACGCGTTGCTAGAATTTCTGTTCATTGTTGGCAAACATGCTGCTAACCTTTTCAGGCGGTGTTGGTTGATCCCAGATAGAAGCGGTCGAATGCCTTGTCTGATCTTCAGAGAATGTTGGGTCTTCGTCAGATTTAAATCCCCACCACGCATTGTACATTCACTGTTGAAGCTGGTGATGTTTTCTCTGTAGATGTCAGTGTGGAGCGTAAGTGGATATCAATCAATGGGGATGTTAGCATCTCTGGTCAGACCACTCTAATCGAGCACAGAAATATCTGAAGACGCATTTCTTGCGATGTGCAAAAATCATCAGACTCCGCGAGTACATTTATTTGAGCATTTGTTCGATATAAAACGAGTGGTGTCTTTTCAGGCCATATTATTGATTATCTGGACAACAATCGATCACTGCGTTGATTAACTATGTCTGGTAAGCGAGGGGGAGGAACCAACCAAATAAATAATGTAGTAGTCTTGTTTCAGTATTTGGTATTGTGAACGAATCGGTATAAAGAAAATAAAGACATCGCCCTAGCCTAATGCTTTATTTGTCAATCATTCAAGTAGGGTGAATacgttaaaaatatatatttgtttcaCCTTTCCTATACTCCAACAGTGTCCTGCAATGTCACAACCCAGCCATTTCTACCCCAAAAAATAAAACCCACATTTGTTCATAAAATTGGACAAAAATTCTCAAGACACTCATCAGCTATTCAAACATAATGGAATACAATACAAACACAACATCTCTGTTTTCTTATGAAATTCGCACCCTATTTTTGGGGGAGAGGAGGTAATCATTCATGGGTCCCAAGTCATCACGGGGGTACAGGTACCCAtgcttcatccctcctctcttcttccaccTCTCTGCTTCTCTATTCTTCCTACTGCTCTCTTTACTTCTGCCCTtcctactcctctcctcactcttgctctccctcctttcctcacgGCGTCTCTTCTTCTGAGGGGGAGGTATGGGTTCTCTGTGGGGGTTCTTAAAGTGGTCCCTGGTGTAAACAATCTCGTCTGAGCCCCATTTGGCCGTCCCAACCGCCCTCCTGGCttgggcctctctcctcagctTCTTCACCTCCCgtctctccctgcgtctctccGGCCACGTCTTCCTCCTGCCCTCCAGGCTTCTCCTCCTCCCTGGAGCTGGGGAGGGCCGCTCCTCTTCACTACTGCCCCCTGGTGTCACGTAGGTCCTCTGGTGCTCTAACAGAGGCATGAAGCCCTCCACCCGTAGCTCTGAAGACAGCATGCCAAACACATTCAACAACAAATACAATACATGCTGcaatacatttgtgtgtgtgtgtgtgtagtgcatcACCTCTGGCTTTTCTGTGTATCCTGGTGTTCAGTTTGACGATGTCTTGCTTGTTGTCGTAGTGACAGACGTAGGGGAGCGAGGCAAACGTCCCACTGATCATCCTCCTCTGAGTACACTCCTGAGAGAAGGGGGGAAGGGTGAGCAAAAAATacagagggaaagggagatagAGGGACAATAAGTTATTTTTTAAAGGACAAACAGAGAAAGGaataagagaaagaaagagaaacagagaaagacagacaccgGATGTAGATGGTCTCACATGGCCGAGGTGTCCTCTCCTGGAGCAGTTGTAGCAGTGAGCGGTGTGTCTGCAGTGTTTGTGGGTGTGGTCAACGTGTGGCCTGAGGGGAACCTCCTGCTGAGTCTAAAACAAGAAGACAAAACAGTCAGGGGACATGTTCCAATATTTTAATAATtcacccttccttcctcccctcctttccatGGTCACTCACTGTGAAGTGGAATTGTCTCCATCTATCCGGACAAGCCTGGGAAGGACACAGAACACATTAACTCAACACAAAGACACGCACATGAACACATACCGCACATGCTCATGgccacatgcaaacacacacataaacgcacATAAAGGCTtgtggtaaacacacacactcacatctgATAGGTGGCCAGCCATCCCACAGCGGTGGCAGTGCTGGTTCCAGAAAGGGGGTTCAGGGCAGGGCTGGTACCCGTGTGAGGGGAGCCCACAGCTGTGGCAGTGCCGGCCTGGACAGGCCCTCTGGACATGGCCCTGGAGCCCACACAACACACAGGTGGGTCGCCTCTGTTTACAGAGAAACACAACGTGAGCAGTGTTGGAgcacgtgtgtctgtgtgtgtgtgtgtgtgtgtgtgtgtgtgtgtgtgtgtgtgtgtgtgtgtgtgtgtgtgtgtgtgtgtgtgtgtgtgtgtgtgtgtgtgtgtcttaccctcGGGGTGGTACAGCCCTTGGCCAGGTGTCCAGTCTTGTTGCAGTTGTGACAGGTGAGACTCCGGTCAGAGGTGAAATAGCGGTATGGGCGTGGCTGGTTTTCACAGGACCGGAACATGGCAGAAACAGGATAAAGAATCGTTTGAACAAGCCAATCCTCTGAGACCTGAGGGCTTCATGAAGACTGAAACTGACCTAAACTCCAGAGTAGTGATAACTAATGATAGTAGTACCTTGTCCTTCTCTATTATGGCCCAGTTGTGTTTGAGAGCATATTTTGCATTCAGTTCTTCATCTGTGAGAGAGACAACAAGCATAGCGCCTTTATAACACATGCAAACCATTGTGTCCAAACAAGTCATTGATATCCATATACTGCTGCTCTGTGTCACAAATATGTATCTCTACGAGGGATACATTCAAATACGTAAAGGATAATCAACGAGAGGCTATGTGTTCTATGGAAAACAACGACGCGCTAACGGAGTGGAACTGACCTTCCACAGAGTTGGATTATTTTACAGAGAACCCATAGAGTcccgagttgattatcccttttaaACTATGGcaataatttaacacatttgctgCTATAAATGTATTAATTTGcaggtagaaatgtgttcaacatccactgaagtagctagcaggTTTCCTAGATATCTAaagtagttgccttggtaaccaaacagacttgctagtttagctaaccaaaccatcagttctagcttgctattatgaaaatccaatacaacaatGCCTATAATGTTTTAAAATCAACATTATCAAATATAGAACATCGAAGAAAGAACTagctggcctcccgagtggctcagtggtctaaggctatGCCAcgagagatcctggttcgagtccaggctctgtcgcagccggccgcgacctggAGACCCAAGGGGTGGCGCACAATTAGGCCAgggtcgtctgggttaggggagggtttagccggcagggatgttcttgtcctatcgcgcactagcgactcctgtggaggactgggcgcagtgcacgctgacacggtcgccaggtgtacggtgtttcctccgacacattggtgcggctggcttccgggttaagcgggcattgtgtcaagaagcagtgaggcttggctGGGTTATGTGCCTCTCCCAAGTCATTtgagagttgcagcgatgggataagactgtaactaccaattggataccatgaaattataaaggggtaaaaaaatatatatataaatgaaaagtaaaaaaaaaaaaaaacatgttttatgaaCTAGTCATTGAATTCTACTGTGCTGATATACCGTGGCGTTACAGGGAAATAATGCACGCTCTAGCCaaccttcaagccaatcagaaactaGTATTCAACAATGGTATAAATCAATATAACATCCATAGAACTCCATCTGAGTAACTCCTTAAGTCTGTGGAATTATCCATCTGCTGAACCTTTCTCTGTCTGAGGAACTCTCATCTGCAGAACTCTGTCAAGTGTTAAACTGTATGGTCCTCACCCTCTGTTCCAGAATGCGACTCTGAGCTGCTGCTCCAGTACCCCAGGTTGAGCTGGAtgtccccatctccctcctgctcctcccctcccaggATCATCCACTCCTCTAGGACTTCATCA
Coding sequences:
- the LOC135545893 gene encoding zinc finger CCHC domain-containing protein 7-like yields the protein MMMGHQNDEEEGGNKDNRFYIEASSSSEGELGFSQYKQSSSPRAPQATGGNSPLVLAFPLSSVRALRDVSPLDSSPSPNSRLSLHSEQDLEYDDEVLEEWMILGGEEQEGDGDIQLNLGYWSSSSESHSGTEDEELNAKYALKHNWAIIEKDKPRPYRYFTSDRSLTCHNCNKTGHLAKGCTTPRRRPTCVLCGLQGHVQRACPGRHCHSCGLPSHGYQPCPEPPFWNQHCHRCGMAGHLSDACPDRWRQFHFTTQQEVPLRPHVDHTHKHCRHTAHCYNCSRRGHLGHECTQRRMISGTFASLPYVCHYDNKQDIVKLNTRIHRKARELRVEGFMPLLEHQRTYVTPGGSSEEERPSPAPGRRRSLEGRRKTWPERRRERREVKKLRREAQARRAVGTAKWGSDEIVYTRDHFKNPHREPIPPPQKKRRREERRESKSEERSRKGRSKESSRKNREAERWKKRGGMKHGYLYPRDDLGPMNDYLLSPKNRVRIS